A window from Chlamydiota bacterium encodes these proteins:
- a CDS encoding (2Fe-2S)-binding protein: MKMEFSINGVLKTVDAEPGEVLLDVLRREGYKGAKFGCGQGFCGACTVLLDGEPVNSCLLLAGLVEGRKITTIEGIGSVDRLHPIQEAFLDAGAVQCGYCTPGFILSAKSLLDKDPSPDEARIRGGLDGNYCRCTGYVKIVNAVKLAARRLAAGKGGARRRGARR, translated from the coding sequence ATGAAGATGGAGTTCTCCATAAACGGGGTCTTGAAGACGGTGGACGCGGAGCCGGGGGAGGTGCTGCTCGACGTCCTCCGGCGCGAAGGGTACAAGGGGGCGAAGTTCGGCTGCGGGCAGGGGTTCTGCGGGGCCTGCACCGTGCTCCTGGACGGGGAACCGGTCAACTCCTGTCTTCTGCTCGCCGGGCTCGTCGAGGGAAGGAAGATCACGACGATCGAGGGGATCGGGAGCGTGGACCGGCTCCACCCGATCCAGGAGGCGTTCCTCGACGCCGGCGCCGTGCAGTGCGGCTACTGCACGCCCGGATTCATCCTCTCCGCCAAGTCGCTCCTCGACAAGGACCCGTCGCCGGACGAGGCGCGCATCCGGGGGGGGCTCGACGGAAACTACTGCCGCTGCACCGGGTACGTGAAGATCGTGAACGCCGTGAAGCTCGCCGCGAGGCGGCTGGCGGCGGGGAAGGGCGGCGCGCGCCGCCGGGGGGCACGCCGATGA